One part of the Gossypium raimondii isolate GPD5lz chromosome 1, ASM2569854v1, whole genome shotgun sequence genome encodes these proteins:
- the LOC128039402 gene encoding uncharacterized protein LOC128039402, whose amino-acid sequence MSFGGASNALGHGIGVVLVSPKGDHYPLTARLNFFCTNNIAEYEACIMGLRAAIERKIKILEVRGDSALVIFQIRGDWEVRDSKLVKYRDLVAELIKEFYEVTFNYFSREENQLADALATLASMFKANRETEIMPIQMSIYETPAHCFSIEEESDGRPWFHDILEYIKNQKYPEQANENDKRTLRRIAIGFVLNGVILYKIGKDQVLLRCVDAVDARKILEEVHEGICGTHASGFTMARQIMRLGYFWLTIETDCIGYARK is encoded by the coding sequence ATGAGCTTTGGTGGTGCATCGAATGCATTGGGGCATGGGATCGGAGTAGTCTTAGTGTCACCGAAAGGGGATCATTACCCGCTCACTGCTAGATTGAATTTCTTCTGTACCAATAATATAGCggaatatgaagcttgcatcatgggactTCGTGCAGCTATCGAGAGGAAAATCAAAATCCTAGAGGTACGCGGGGACTCGGCATTAGTCATTTTCCAAATCCGTGGAGATTGGGAAGTGAGGGATTCGAAATTAGTCAAGTATCGCGATCTCGTTGCAGAGCTGATCAAGGAGTTCTATGAAGTGACTTTTAACTACTTTTCACGAGAAGAGAACCAATTGGCTGATGCTTTGGCCACCttggcttcaatgttcaaagcaaacagagaaactgaaataatgcCTATCCAAATGAGCATATATGAGACCCCCGCACACTGTTTTAGCATTGAGGAGGAGTCAGATGGACGACCATGGTTTCATGATATCTTGGAGTATATCAAGAATCAAAAGTACCCCGAGCAAGCAAAcgagaatgacaaaagaactCTCAGGAGAATAGCAATTGGATTTGTTCTTAATGGGGTCATCCTATACAAAATAGGGAAAGATCAAGTGCTCCTAAGGTGTGTAGATGCTGTTGATGCTAGAAAGATACTTGAAGAGgttcatgaaggaatttgtggaacGCATGCTAGTGGTTTCACTATGGCCAGACAGATTATGAGACTTGGTTATTTTTGGCTGACGATAGAAACAGATTGCATTGGCTACGCACGAAAGTGA
- the LOC105780402 gene encoding uncharacterized protein LOC105780402 isoform X3 translates to MSDRERDWDFYLRTVSNSARDSSFANDPASDPSLLHAVKKLCDFCRQEEKSSEDLVARVYPHINKLFQRSTASLSQPTSPNGILLLVILQFFLDFGEVVLHDADPSLRTFFRSCLSREFADPVVAAATLDFLNVNKNKLLFSFPNLLPQFFPLLLKLIAWNGEKLEKAFLKVFPGLVSPGSFLPLFPSLVDLPILVVALEKVERSSGSLIGSSIASIQKSAAPEMLLALMDEAYTGSTIGDGGGDSESEESSTIDVADPVFLELLKDENDGLAERHWTSPGVAAVLQAATNSPQSDRLKQILNITPRLLDMYFTIALRDANNSLICALIPILMARNSTLFPDKNYMYEVRRRLLEFMLASFQRSPDFIALLKKPIVDRLGEAYDSPEKTELALQLCWAVGEHGGGGGSHKDAARELFESLELLLYENLSSSRLGLRQESINSDSSNFRKSSQSRLLCFVITAIAKLATYHRELLPRARVALGKVARSRISDSRVWRRARDYLGLMDDPAICLSVLGPSRPSHGYPHNPGTVNWNDGGTKMIAHIPFYILGEQEGPPFHDFSFTDILPRRR, encoded by the exons ATGAGCGATCGAGAACGAGATTGGGATTTCTATCTTCGAACCGTATCGAACAGTGCAAGAGACTCGAGTTTCGCTAACGATCCAGCCTCCGATCCTTCTCTTCTTCACGCCGTCAAGAAACTCTGCGATTTTTGTAGACAAGAAGAGAAATCCTCTGAGGATTTGGTCGCTAGGGTTTATCCTCATATCAACAAGCTCTTCCAACGCTCTACTGCTTCCCTCTCTCAACCTACCTCTCCCAACGGAATTCTCTTACTG GTCATTCTtcaatttttccttgattttggAGAGGTGGTTCTCCATGATGCTGACCCTAGTCTGAGGACATTTTTCCGTTCATGTTTGAGCCG TGAGTTCGCAGATCCTGTTGTTGCAGCTGCAACTCTTGATTTTCTAaatgtaaacaagaacaaacttcttttttctttccccaaCTTACTACCTCAG TTTTTCCCTTTGCTTCTGAAGCTGATTGCATGGAACGGAGAAAA ATTAGAAAAGGCATTTCTCAAGGTTTTTCCAGGATTGGTATCACCTGGATCATTTCTCCCCCTATTTCCATCTTTAGTAGATTTGCCAA TCTTGGTTGTCGCATTGGAAAAGGTAGAACGAAGCTCAGGGTCACTAATAGGAAGCAGTATAGCTTCTATCCAGAAGAGTGCGGCTCCTGAG ATGCTACTTGCACTCATGGATGAAGCCTATACGGGTTCTACCATTGGAGATGGAGGAGGAGACTCTGAGTCTGAGGAAAGCAGTACGATTGATGTTGCTGATCCTGTGTTTCTGGAACTTCTTAAGGATGAAAATGATGGTCTTGCT GAACGCCATTGGACTTCTCCTGGGGTTGCTGCAGTACTACAAGCTGCAACAAATAGCCCTCAGTCTGATAGATTAAAGCAGATACTCAATATCACACCTCGGCTTCTTGATATGTATTTTACTATAGCTTTGCGCGATGCAAATAACt CATTAATCTGTGCATTAATTCCCATTCTGATGGCAAGAAATTCTACATTATTTCCTGACAAGAACTATATGTATGAG GTTCGTAGAAGGCTCCTAGAGTTCATGCTTGCTTCATTTCAGCGTTCTCCAGATTTTATTGCACTTTTGAAG AAGCCTATAGTTGACAGACTTGGGGAAGCATATGACAGCCCAGAAAAG aCAGAATTGGCGTTACAATTGTGTTGGGCTGTAGGAGAGCATGGTGGGGGTGGTGGATCTCACAAAGATGCAGCTAGGGAACTTTTTGAAAGTTTAGAGCTACTTTTGTATGAAAACCTTTCATCTAG TCGTCTAGGTCTGAGGCAGGAGTCTATCAACTCTGACAGCAGTAACTTCAGAAAGTCATCACAGTCGAGGCTTCTGTGTTTTGTTATCACAGCTATTGCTAAGCTTGCTACATATCACCGTGAACTATTGCCGAGGGCACGTGTAGCCTTGGGCAAG gttGCTCGATCTCGAATATCAGATTCAAGGGTTTGGAGGCGAGCTCGTGATTATCTGGGATTAATGGATGACCCTGCTATCTGTCTGTCTGTCTTGGGACCTTCCAGGCCTTCACATGGGTACCCACACAATCCAGGCACCGTCAACTGGAATGATGGAGGCACAAAAATGATTGCGCATATTCCATTTTACATTCTTGGTGAGCAGGAAG GTCCACCCTTCCATGATTTTTCGTTTACGGATATTCTTCCGAGAAGAAGATAG
- the LOC105780402 gene encoding uncharacterized protein LOC105780402 isoform X4, whose translation MSDRERDWDFYLRTVSNSARDSSFANDPASDPSLLHAVKKLCDFCRQEEKSSEDLVARVYPHINKLFQRSTASLSQPTSPNGILLLVILQFFLDFGEVVLHDADPSLRTFFRSCLSREFADPVVAAATLDFLNVNKNKLLFSFPNLLPQFFPLLLKLIAWNGEKLEKAFLKVFPGLVSPGSFLPLFPSLVDLPILVVALEKVERSSGSLIGSSIASIQKSAAPEMLLALMDEAYTGSTIGDGGGDSESEESSTIDVADPVFLELLKDENDGLAERHWTSPGVAAVLQAATNSPQSDRLKQILNITPRLLDMYFTIALRDANNSLICALIPILMARNSTLFPDKNYMYEVRRRLLEFMLASFQRSPDFIALLKKPIVDRLGEAYDSPEKTELALQLCWAVGEHGGGGGSHKDAARELFESLELLLYENLSSSRLGLRQESVNPDSRDFRKSSQSRLLCFVITAIAKLATYHH comes from the exons ATGAGCGATCGAGAACGAGATTGGGATTTCTATCTTCGAACCGTATCGAACAGTGCAAGAGACTCGAGTTTCGCTAACGATCCAGCCTCCGATCCTTCTCTTCTTCACGCCGTCAAGAAACTCTGCGATTTTTGTAGACAAGAAGAGAAATCCTCTGAGGATTTGGTCGCTAGGGTTTATCCTCATATCAACAAGCTCTTCCAACGCTCTACTGCTTCCCTCTCTCAACCTACCTCTCCCAACGGAATTCTCTTACTG GTCATTCTtcaatttttccttgattttggAGAGGTGGTTCTCCATGATGCTGACCCTAGTCTGAGGACATTTTTCCGTTCATGTTTGAGCCG TGAGTTCGCAGATCCTGTTGTTGCAGCTGCAACTCTTGATTTTCTAaatgtaaacaagaacaaacttcttttttctttccccaaCTTACTACCTCAG TTTTTCCCTTTGCTTCTGAAGCTGATTGCATGGAACGGAGAAAA ATTAGAAAAGGCATTTCTCAAGGTTTTTCCAGGATTGGTATCACCTGGATCATTTCTCCCCCTATTTCCATCTTTAGTAGATTTGCCAA TCTTGGTTGTCGCATTGGAAAAGGTAGAACGAAGCTCAGGGTCACTAATAGGAAGCAGTATAGCTTCTATCCAGAAGAGTGCGGCTCCTGAG ATGCTACTTGCACTCATGGATGAAGCCTATACGGGTTCTACCATTGGAGATGGAGGAGGAGACTCTGAGTCTGAGGAAAGCAGTACGATTGATGTTGCTGATCCTGTGTTTCTGGAACTTCTTAAGGATGAAAATGATGGTCTTGCT GAACGCCATTGGACTTCTCCTGGGGTTGCTGCAGTACTACAAGCTGCAACAAATAGCCCTCAGTCTGATAGATTAAAGCAGATACTCAATATCACACCTCGGCTTCTTGATATGTATTTTACTATAGCTTTGCGCGATGCAAATAACt CATTAATCTGTGCATTAATTCCCATTCTGATGGCAAGAAATTCTACATTATTTCCTGACAAGAACTATATGTATGAG GTTCGTAGAAGGCTCCTAGAGTTCATGCTTGCTTCATTTCAGCGTTCTCCAGATTTTATTGCACTTTTGAAG AAGCCTATAGTTGACAGACTTGGGGAAGCATATGACAGCCCAGAAAAG aCAGAATTGGCGTTACAATTGTGTTGGGCTGTAGGAGAGCATGGTGGGGGTGGTGGATCTCACAAAGATGCAGCTAGGGAACTTTTTGAAAGTTTAGAGCTACTTTTGTATGAAAACCTTTCATCTAG TCGTCTAGGTCTGAGGCAGGAGTCCGTCAACCCTGACAGCAGGGACTTCAGAAAGTCATCACAGTCGAGGCTTCTGTGTTTTGTTATCACAGCTATTGCAAAGCTTGCTACATATCACCACTAA
- the LOC105780402 gene encoding uncharacterized protein LOC105780402 isoform X2, producing the protein MSDRERDWDFYLRTVSNSARDSSFANDPASDPSLLHAVKKLCDFCRQEEKSSEDLVARVYPHINKLFQRSTASLSQPTSPNGILLLVILQFFLDFGEVVLHDADPSLRTFFRSCLSREFADPVVAAATLDFLNVNKNKLLFSFPNLLPQFFPLLLKLIAWNGEKLEKAFLKVFPGLVSPGSFLPLFPSLVDLPILVVALEKVERSSGSLIGSSIASIQKSAAPEMLLALMDEAYTGSTIGDGGGDSESEESSTIDVADPVFLELLKDENDGLAERHWTSPGVAAVLQAATNSPQSDRLKQILNITPRLLDMYFTIALRDANNSLICALIPILMARNSTLFPDKNYMYEVRRRLLEFMLASFQRSPDFIALLKKPIVDRLGEAYDSPEKTELALQLCWAVGEHGGGGGSHKDAARELFESLELLLYENLSSSRLGLRQESINSDSSNFRKSSQSRLLCFVITAIAKLATYHRELLPRARVALGKVARSRISDSRVWRRARDYLGLMDDPAICLSVLGPSRPSHGYPHNPGTVNWNDGGTKMIAHIPFYILGEQEGPPFHDFSFPDILPRRR; encoded by the exons ATGAGCGATCGAGAACGAGATTGGGATTTCTATCTTCGAACCGTATCGAACAGTGCAAGAGACTCGAGTTTCGCTAACGATCCAGCCTCCGATCCTTCTCTTCTTCACGCCGTCAAGAAACTCTGCGATTTTTGTAGACAAGAAGAGAAATCCTCTGAGGATTTGGTCGCTAGGGTTTATCCTCATATCAACAAGCTCTTCCAACGCTCTACTGCTTCCCTCTCTCAACCTACCTCTCCCAACGGAATTCTCTTACTG GTCATTCTtcaatttttccttgattttggAGAGGTGGTTCTCCATGATGCTGACCCTAGTCTGAGGACATTTTTCCGTTCATGTTTGAGCCG TGAGTTCGCAGATCCTGTTGTTGCAGCTGCAACTCTTGATTTTCTAaatgtaaacaagaacaaacttcttttttctttccccaaCTTACTACCTCAG TTTTTCCCTTTGCTTCTGAAGCTGATTGCATGGAACGGAGAAAA ATTAGAAAAGGCATTTCTCAAGGTTTTTCCAGGATTGGTATCACCTGGATCATTTCTCCCCCTATTTCCATCTTTAGTAGATTTGCCAA TCTTGGTTGTCGCATTGGAAAAGGTAGAACGAAGCTCAGGGTCACTAATAGGAAGCAGTATAGCTTCTATCCAGAAGAGTGCGGCTCCTGAG ATGCTACTTGCACTCATGGATGAAGCCTATACGGGTTCTACCATTGGAGATGGAGGAGGAGACTCTGAGTCTGAGGAAAGCAGTACGATTGATGTTGCTGATCCTGTGTTTCTGGAACTTCTTAAGGATGAAAATGATGGTCTTGCT GAACGCCATTGGACTTCTCCTGGGGTTGCTGCAGTACTACAAGCTGCAACAAATAGCCCTCAGTCTGATAGATTAAAGCAGATACTCAATATCACACCTCGGCTTCTTGATATGTATTTTACTATAGCTTTGCGCGATGCAAATAACt CATTAATCTGTGCATTAATTCCCATTCTGATGGCAAGAAATTCTACATTATTTCCTGACAAGAACTATATGTATGAG GTTCGTAGAAGGCTCCTAGAGTTCATGCTTGCTTCATTTCAGCGTTCTCCAGATTTTATTGCACTTTTGAAG AAGCCTATAGTTGACAGACTTGGGGAAGCATATGACAGCCCAGAAAAG aCAGAATTGGCGTTACAATTGTGTTGGGCTGTAGGAGAGCATGGTGGGGGTGGTGGATCTCACAAAGATGCAGCTAGGGAACTTTTTGAAAGTTTAGAGCTACTTTTGTATGAAAACCTTTCATCTAG TCGTCTAGGTCTGAGGCAGGAGTCTATCAACTCTGACAGCAGTAACTTCAGAAAGTCATCACAGTCGAGGCTTCTGTGTTTTGTTATCACAGCTATTGCTAAGCTTGCTACATATCACCGTGAACTATTGCCGAGGGCACGTGTAGCCTTGGGCAAG gttGCTCGATCTCGAATATCAGATTCAAGGGTTTGGAGGCGAGCTCGTGATTATCTGGGATTAATGGATGACCCTGCTATCTGTCTGTCTGTCTTGGGACCTTCCAGGCCTTCACATGGGTACCCACACAATCCAGGCACCGTCAACTGGAATGATGGAGGCACAAAAATGATTGCGCATATTCCATTTTACATTCTTGGTGAGCAGGAAG GTCCACCCTTCCATGATTTTTCGTTTCCAGATATTCTTCCGAGAAGAAGATAG
- the LOC105780402 gene encoding uncharacterized protein LOC105780402 isoform X1 — MSDRERDWDFYLRTVSNSARDSSFANDPASDPSLLHAVKKLCDFCRQEEKSSEDLVARVYPHINKLFQRSTASLSQPTSPNGILLLVILQFFLDFGEVVLHDADPSLRTFFRSCLSREFADPVVAAATLDFLNVNKNKLLFSFPNLLPQFFPLLLKLIAWNGEKLEKAFLKVFPGLVSPGSFLPLFPSLVDLPILVVALEKVERSSGSLIGSSIASIQKSAAPEMLLALMDEAYTGSTIGDGGGDSESEESSTIDVADPVFLELLKDENDGLAERHWTSPGVAAVLQAATNSPQSDRLKQILNITPRLLDMYFTIALRDANNSLICALIPILMARNSTLFPDKNYMYEVRRRLLEFMLASFQRSPDFIALLKKPIVDRLGEAYDSPEKTELALQLCWAVGEHGGGGGSHKDAARELFESLELLLYENLSSSRLGLRQESINSDSSNFRKSSQSRLLCFVITAIAKLATYHRELLPRARVALGKVARSRISDSRVWRRARDYLGLMDDPAICLSVLGPSRPSHGYPHNPGTVNWNDGGTKMIAHIPFYILGEQEGKRPCHLPSPLRTIFFCF, encoded by the exons ATGAGCGATCGAGAACGAGATTGGGATTTCTATCTTCGAACCGTATCGAACAGTGCAAGAGACTCGAGTTTCGCTAACGATCCAGCCTCCGATCCTTCTCTTCTTCACGCCGTCAAGAAACTCTGCGATTTTTGTAGACAAGAAGAGAAATCCTCTGAGGATTTGGTCGCTAGGGTTTATCCTCATATCAACAAGCTCTTCCAACGCTCTACTGCTTCCCTCTCTCAACCTACCTCTCCCAACGGAATTCTCTTACTG GTCATTCTtcaatttttccttgattttggAGAGGTGGTTCTCCATGATGCTGACCCTAGTCTGAGGACATTTTTCCGTTCATGTTTGAGCCG TGAGTTCGCAGATCCTGTTGTTGCAGCTGCAACTCTTGATTTTCTAaatgtaaacaagaacaaacttcttttttctttccccaaCTTACTACCTCAG TTTTTCCCTTTGCTTCTGAAGCTGATTGCATGGAACGGAGAAAA ATTAGAAAAGGCATTTCTCAAGGTTTTTCCAGGATTGGTATCACCTGGATCATTTCTCCCCCTATTTCCATCTTTAGTAGATTTGCCAA TCTTGGTTGTCGCATTGGAAAAGGTAGAACGAAGCTCAGGGTCACTAATAGGAAGCAGTATAGCTTCTATCCAGAAGAGTGCGGCTCCTGAG ATGCTACTTGCACTCATGGATGAAGCCTATACGGGTTCTACCATTGGAGATGGAGGAGGAGACTCTGAGTCTGAGGAAAGCAGTACGATTGATGTTGCTGATCCTGTGTTTCTGGAACTTCTTAAGGATGAAAATGATGGTCTTGCT GAACGCCATTGGACTTCTCCTGGGGTTGCTGCAGTACTACAAGCTGCAACAAATAGCCCTCAGTCTGATAGATTAAAGCAGATACTCAATATCACACCTCGGCTTCTTGATATGTATTTTACTATAGCTTTGCGCGATGCAAATAACt CATTAATCTGTGCATTAATTCCCATTCTGATGGCAAGAAATTCTACATTATTTCCTGACAAGAACTATATGTATGAG GTTCGTAGAAGGCTCCTAGAGTTCATGCTTGCTTCATTTCAGCGTTCTCCAGATTTTATTGCACTTTTGAAG AAGCCTATAGTTGACAGACTTGGGGAAGCATATGACAGCCCAGAAAAG aCAGAATTGGCGTTACAATTGTGTTGGGCTGTAGGAGAGCATGGTGGGGGTGGTGGATCTCACAAAGATGCAGCTAGGGAACTTTTTGAAAGTTTAGAGCTACTTTTGTATGAAAACCTTTCATCTAG TCGTCTAGGTCTGAGGCAGGAGTCTATCAACTCTGACAGCAGTAACTTCAGAAAGTCATCACAGTCGAGGCTTCTGTGTTTTGTTATCACAGCTATTGCTAAGCTTGCTACATATCACCGTGAACTATTGCCGAGGGCACGTGTAGCCTTGGGCAAG gttGCTCGATCTCGAATATCAGATTCAAGGGTTTGGAGGCGAGCTCGTGATTATCTGGGATTAATGGATGACCCTGCTATCTGTCTGTCTGTCTTGGGACCTTCCAGGCCTTCACATGGGTACCCACACAATCCAGGCACCGTCAACTGGAATGATGGAGGCACAAAAATGATTGCGCATATTCCATTTTACATTCTTGGTGAGCAGGAAGGTAAGAGACCATGCCACTTACCCTCCCCCTTGCGTACTATTTTCTTCTGCTTTTGA
- the LOC105786744 gene encoding F-box protein At4g22280, giving the protein MATQVKMENVDRISNLPDSILGYILSFLSTKEAVATSLLSSKWRYLFALVSNLDFELDESSQMLKISTIKSFMCFVDRVLFFHNTSNINAFRLRCGKRVDSDRVYGWISAAIWRGVKHLGLSISLDNFTLPGVLFTCTTLITLKLKTNLVLNVPKDVCLPNLKILHLKSIMFPNDDSVESLVSSCISLVELIICNCSTKKCNISHNSLKVLEIIRSVLYGSLVIDTPALAYFNYTYSVAREYSLKNLQSLIRADIAFLDIRFDSHQTKATAFFEGISNVNILVLSSPSLKLLKCCEPLPIFPKLLHLNLYCDYLNFERGVANLLTDSGRLQSLFFYQEALTNLPERVPHCILYQLKVIEISGFMTNKDCIGKAKYFLENATVLMKLIIRTVPFLSEEQKSRIYQQLMASPSKSKQCCILVV; this is encoded by the exons ATGGCTACGCAAGTGAAAATGGAGAATGTAGACAGGATTAGCAATTTACCCGATTCAATTCTTGGTtatattctctcttttctttctacAAAAGAAGCTGTTGCAACCTCCCTTCTTTCTTCCAAGTGGAGATATCTTTTTGCTTTAGTTTCTAATCTTGACTTTGAATTGGACGAAAGTAGCCAAATGCTTAAAATTTCCACCATTAAAAGTTTCATGTGTTTCGTCGACAGAGTGCTGTTTTTCCATAATACGTCAAACATCAATGCATTCCGTCTCAGGTGCGGGAAAAGGGTTGATTCGGATCGTGTTTACGGCTGGATATCTGCTGCAATTTGGCGTGGGGTTAAACATCTTGGTTTAAGCATCTCTCTTGACAACTTCACTTTGCCTGGTGTTTTGTTTACTTGCACCACACTGATAACCTTGAAACTGAAGACTAATCTTGTTTTGAATGTTCCAAAGGATGTTTGTTTACCCAATCTAAAGATTCTTCATCTCAAATCAATCATGTTTCCGAATGATGATTCAGTTGAAAGCCTTGTCTCGAGTTGCATTAGTCTAGTAGAACTGATCATTTGTAATTGCAGCACCAAGAAGTGTAATATTTCCCACAATTCGCTCAAGGTATTGGAAATAATTCGGTCTGTACTTTATGGTTCCCTAGTGATTGATACCCCAGCTCTAGCCTACTTCAATTACACTTACAGTGTAGCAAGAGAGTATTCACTCAAGAATCTGCAGTCTCTTATCAGAGCCGATATTGCTTTTCTAGACATCAGATTTGACAGTCATCAAACTAAAGCAACAGCCTTTTTTGAAGGGATCTCTAATGTTAATATACTTGTTCTATCATCTCCTTCTCTCAAG CTTCTTAAATGCTGTGAACCTCTTCCAATTTTTCCCAAGTTGCTCCATCTGAATTTGTATTGtgattatctcaattttgaaaggGGAGTTGCAAATTTACTGACAGATTCGGGTAGACTACAATCACTTTTCTTTTATCAg GAAGCTCTCACCAATCTCCCAGAAAGAGTGCCTCACTGTATATTGTATCAACTCAAGGTGATTGAAATTTCAGGGTTTATGACTAACAAAGATTGTATTGGAAAGGCAAAGTATTTCCTAGAGAACGCAACAGTACTAATGAAGTTGATCATACGTACAGTACCATTTCTTTCAGAAGAACAAAAATCGAGAATCTACCAACAGTTGATGGCTTCTCCAAGTAAATCAAAGCAATGCTGCATCTTGGTTGTTTGA